A section of the Maylandia zebra isolate NMK-2024a linkage group LG8, Mzebra_GT3a, whole genome shotgun sequence genome encodes:
- the gnptg gene encoding N-acetylglucosamine-1-phosphotransferase subunit gamma produces the protein MRCFSYRVAHLISLCFVCVYLFINYGSAGKMKIVEEPNTFGLNNPFVAQGSRLQPKVTPAPVSGPVHLHQLAGKCFSLTESTYKYEFCPFHNVTQHEQTFRWNAYSGILGIWQEWEMANNTFTSMWMRDGDTCGNRNRETKVILVCSTRSKLAQVSEPSTCVYSLTFETPLVCHPHSLLVYPTLKEELQKEWDEAEQARYEGLITEQGYNNLLKDIFEDAGLLKSRKVKVKVQEAAADSARQNSLEKCKADYQKLREETERLRALLTQHNIPFTSETNDAKGTVSVTVKDQHLRGDNGLIDVQ, from the exons ATGCGTTGTTTCAGTTACCGAGTAGCTCATTTaataagtttgtgttttgtctgcGTGTATCTGTTCA ttaacTATGGATCCGCCGGTAAAATGAAGATAGTCGAAGAGCCAAACACATTTGG GCTGAACAACCCTTTTGTGGCTCAGGGCAGCAGACTGCAACCTAAAGTGACCCCAGCTCCAGTGTCTG GCCCAGTGCACCTTCATCAGCTTGCTGGAAAGTGCTTCAGTCTCACGGAGTCGAC GTATAAATATGAATTCTGTCCATTTCACAACGTCACTCAGCATGAGCAAACATTTAGGTGGAATGCCTACAGTGGGATCTTGGG GATCTGGCAAGAGTGGGAAATGGCAAACAACACTTTCACCAGCATGTGGATGAGAGACGGCGACACTtgtggaaacagaaacagagaaacaaag GTGATTCTGGTCTGCAGCACAAGAAGCAAGCTCGCTCAAGTCTCAGAGCCCAGTACCTGTGTGTACTCGCTAACCTTTGAGACCCCCCTTGTTTGCCATCCACATTCTCTTTTAG TGTATCCAACTCTGAAAGAGGAGCTACAGAAGGAATGGGATGAAGCGGAGCAGGCTCGCTATGAAGGACTTATAACTGAACAG GGATACAACAATCTCTTAAAGGATATTTTTGAGGACGCCGGACTGCTGAAGAGTCGGAAAGTAAAAGTCAAGGTTCAAGAGGCAGCAGCTGATTCAGCAAGGCAAAACTCTTTAGAGAAATGTAAAGCG GACTACCAAAAACTGAGAGAAGAGACTGAGAGATTGCGAGCTCTTCTTACTCAACATAACATTCCTTTTACTTCTGAGACAA ATGACGCAAAAGGTACAGTGAGCGTGACGGTTAAGGATCAACACTTAAGAGGAGACAACGGACTCATTGATGTTCAGTGA